The following coding sequences lie in one Arthrobacter sp. SLBN-122 genomic window:
- a CDS encoding DMT family transporter, whose amino-acid sequence MMKHSVPWLVLLASAVLEAVWATALGLSDGFSRPLPTIVFAVTATLSMLGLGMSIRSIPLGTAYAIWVGIGAALTVGWAMATGVEPFSVVKLLFIAGIVGCAAGLKALPAMDAAPARTSD is encoded by the coding sequence ATGATGAAGCATTCTGTTCCCTGGCTGGTGCTCCTGGCCTCCGCTGTCCTGGAGGCAGTCTGGGCCACGGCCCTGGGCCTGTCCGACGGTTTCAGCAGGCCGCTGCCCACGATTGTCTTCGCCGTCACCGCCACCCTGAGCATGCTGGGCCTGGGCATGTCCATCCGGAGCATTCCGCTGGGCACCGCCTACGCCATCTGGGTGGGCATCGGCGCCGCGTTGACGGTGGGCTGGGCCATGGCTACCGGAGTGGAACCATTTAGCGTTGTGAAGCTGCTGTTCATTGCCGGCATCGTGGGCTGCGCCGCCGGCCTCAAGGCGCTGCCTGCGATGGACGCGGCGCCTGCCCGCACCAGTGACTAG
- a CDS encoding aldo/keto reductase gives MANTSTNPGGTVQLGDGLAVSPLGFGGMALTPVYGEVDPAEALQTLHHAVDAGMSFIDTADIYGGGSNEELISRLLKDRRDEVQLATKFALVGTPTDGYTDIRGDAEYVRQAVDRSLLRLGTDVIDLYYMHRRDVRVPIEETVGAMAELVKQGKVRHLGLSEVTAQELQDAAAVHPIAAVQSEWSIWSRDVERHVVPAAAALGVGFVPYSPLGRGFLTGTVDTASLGEKDFRRNIPRFAPDAASANQAVVDAVRSVADQLGATPAQVALAWLPAQGKRLGLPVVPIPGTRKAARIDENLGALALDLTPAHLEALDAASDAVVGSRSADPKWVSEGRE, from the coding sequence ATGGCAAACACGTCCACTAATCCCGGTGGCACTGTCCAACTCGGCGACGGCCTGGCCGTCAGCCCCCTGGGTTTCGGGGGCATGGCCCTCACGCCCGTGTACGGCGAGGTGGACCCTGCCGAGGCACTGCAGACCCTGCACCATGCCGTCGATGCCGGCATGAGCTTCATCGACACCGCGGACATCTACGGCGGCGGCAGCAACGAGGAACTGATTTCCCGGCTCCTCAAGGACCGGCGGGATGAGGTCCAGCTGGCCACCAAGTTCGCCCTGGTGGGCACGCCCACTGACGGCTACACGGACATCCGCGGCGATGCTGAGTATGTTCGGCAAGCCGTGGACCGGAGCCTGCTACGGCTGGGCACCGACGTCATCGACCTCTACTACATGCACCGCCGCGACGTCCGCGTCCCCATCGAGGAAACCGTGGGCGCCATGGCGGAGCTGGTCAAGCAGGGCAAGGTCAGGCATCTGGGCCTGTCCGAAGTGACGGCGCAGGAACTGCAGGATGCGGCAGCGGTCCACCCGATCGCGGCGGTCCAGAGCGAATGGTCCATCTGGAGCCGGGACGTGGAACGCCATGTTGTTCCCGCCGCTGCAGCACTGGGCGTGGGCTTTGTCCCCTACTCCCCGCTGGGCCGCGGCTTCCTCACCGGAACCGTTGACACCGCAAGCCTGGGCGAGAAGGACTTCCGGCGGAACATCCCCCGCTTTGCCCCGGACGCCGCAAGCGCCAACCAGGCGGTGGTGGACGCCGTCCGGTCCGTGGCGGACCAACTCGGTGCCACCCCCGCGCAGGTGGCCCTTGCCTGGCTGCCGGCCCAGGGAAAGCGGCTCGGCCTGCCGGTCGTTCCCATTCCCGGCACCCGCAAGGCCGCCCGGATCGACGAAAACCTTGGCGCGCTTGCCCTGGACCTGACCCCGGCGCACCTGGAGGCCCTCGACGCAGCGTCGGACGCCGTCGTCGGCTCCCGTTCCGCGGACCCCAAATGGGTGTCCGAGGGTCGGGAATAA
- a CDS encoding nucleoside/nucleotide kinase family protein: MDSPEMTNALDALQRRVAAGTRTILGIAGAPGSGKSTFAAWLQKQFTPGTSIVVPMDGFHLGNAIIEGTPLRQRKGAIDTFDSGGYLSLLRRLARRDEAVVYAPEFRRAIDEPVAASIAVPADVPLVITEGNYLLADQEPWKEIRAQLDEVWFLETPPALRLQRLVDRHVSFGMDPDAAVAWANGPDEANARLIQATRPAADRIIPWI, encoded by the coding sequence ATGGACTCCCCCGAGATGACCAATGCCTTGGACGCGCTGCAGCGCCGGGTAGCCGCCGGAACGCGCACCATCCTGGGCATCGCCGGGGCGCCGGGCTCCGGGAAGTCCACCTTTGCCGCCTGGCTGCAGAAGCAGTTCACTCCGGGAACGTCGATTGTGGTCCCCATGGACGGCTTCCACCTGGGCAACGCGATCATTGAGGGGACCCCGCTGCGTCAGCGGAAAGGCGCCATTGATACGTTCGACTCCGGCGGCTACCTTTCGCTGCTGCGGCGCCTGGCGCGCCGGGACGAGGCCGTGGTCTACGCACCCGAGTTCCGCCGCGCCATTGACGAGCCGGTGGCCGCCTCCATCGCCGTCCCGGCTGACGTCCCCCTGGTGATCACGGAAGGCAACTACCTGCTGGCGGACCAGGAACCGTGGAAAGAGATCCGGGCGCAACTGGACGAGGTGTGGTTCCTGGAAACGCCGCCCGCCCTGCGGCTGCAGCGGCTGGTGGACCGCCATGTGTCATTCGGGATGGACCCGGACGCCGCGGTGGCCTGGGCCAATGGACCCGATGAAGCAAATGCCCGCCTGATCCAGGCCACGCGCCCGGCCGCGGACCGCATCATCCCCTGGATTTAG
- a CDS encoding putative quinol monooxygenase, producing MPAIVHFEVQIDPAHRDDAAKYLSETLAATRAWPGNQGIEALVDDADPCHILVVETWATTQDHDDYAAWRTTPEGKSGLHKILAGPPSKQVYSTTMTLDL from the coding sequence ATGCCTGCCATCGTCCATTTCGAAGTACAGATTGACCCCGCGCACCGCGATGACGCCGCCAAGTACCTGTCCGAAACGCTTGCAGCCACCCGCGCCTGGCCTGGCAACCAAGGCATTGAAGCGCTGGTGGATGACGCCGACCCCTGCCACATCCTGGTGGTGGAAACCTGGGCCACCACCCAGGACCATGACGACTATGCGGCCTGGCGGACCACGCCGGAAGGCAAGAGCGGCCTGCATAAGATCCTCGCCGGGCCGCCGTCCAAGCAGGTCTACTCCACCACCATGACGCTGGACCTTTAG
- a CDS encoding DMT family transporter, producing the protein MSWLILILSGALEAVWAAALHRASKASGRRRLAPAALFLVAVAASTGGLAVAMQSIPTGTAYAVWVGVGVVLTSAYAMATRVERPTAARLLLLSGIAACVVGLKVVA; encoded by the coding sequence ATGTCCTGGTTAATCCTCATTCTTTCCGGCGCGCTGGAGGCCGTCTGGGCAGCCGCCCTGCACCGTGCTTCCAAGGCTTCCGGGCGCCGGCGGTTGGCCCCTGCAGCCCTGTTCCTGGTGGCTGTTGCCGCGAGCACCGGCGGCCTGGCGGTGGCGATGCAGTCCATTCCCACCGGCACGGCCTACGCGGTATGGGTAGGGGTGGGCGTGGTCCTGACCTCCGCCTACGCAATGGCTACCAGGGTGGAACGTCCGACGGCGGCGCGCCTGCTGCTGCTGTCCGGCATCGCCGCGTGCGTGGTTGGCCTCAAGGTTGTGGCGTGA